The sequence below is a genomic window from Bradyrhizobium septentrionale.
GCCCGAGCAGTACACCAAGGAGATCACGATCGCCAACGACGGTATCGTCGATCAGAAGGCGGTCTATAAATACGCCCAGAACTGCTACAAGATCATCGAGGAGCTCGACAGTTTCGGCATCCGCTTTCTGAAGAACGAGAACGGCGACTTCGCCGTCAAGAAGGTGCACCATATCGGGACCTACGTGCTCCCGATGCCGAATGGCGAGACCGTGAAGAAGGCGCTGTATCGCCAGCTGCGCCGCGCCCGCATCCTGATCTCAAACCGCTATATGGCGACGCGGTTGCTGAAGTCCGCCGATGGCCGCGTGGCCGGTGTGATCAGCGTCAATACGCGTACCGCCGAATTGCTGGTGATCAAGGCGAAGGCCGTGATCCTGTGCATGGGCGCCGCCGGCCGGCTAGGACTTCCGACCTCGGGCTACATGTTCGGGACCTACGAAAACGCCGCCAATTCCGGCGACGGCTATGCCATGGCCTATCATGCCGGCGCTGCGCTCGCGAACCTCGAGTGCTACCAGATCAATCCGTTGATCAAGGACTACAACGGTCCGGCCTGCGCCTATGTGGCTGGCCCTTTCGGCGCCTATACCGCGAACAACGAAGGCTCACGCTTCATCGAATGCGACTACTGGTCGGGCCAGATGATGCTCGAATTCTACAATGAACTGCTCTCGGGCAAGGGCCCGGTCTTCCTCCAGCTCAAGCACCTCCACGAGAAGACGATCGAGGAGATCGAGTCGACACTGCACAAGGTGGAGCGGCCGACGCGCGGCCTGTTCCAGCAGGGGCGGGGGGTCGATTATCGCACCGACTCGATCGAGATGCACATCTCCGAGATCGGCCTCTGCTCCGGCCACAGTGCGTCCGGCGTATTCGTCGACGACAACGCGCGCACCACCGTGCCGGGCCTTTACGCCGCGGGCGACATGGCGAGCGTGCCGCACAATTACATGCTGGGCGCCTTCACCAACGGCTCCGTTGCCGGCACCGACGCGATGGAGTTCGCCGAGAGCCACGATCTCGCGGAATTTGACCCCGCTTCTGTCGCCCTTGAGCGGGAGCGCATCCTGGCGCCGACCAAGCGTGAGGACGGCATTCCGCCGAACCAGATCGAGTACAAGACCCGCCGCCTGGTGAACGACTATCTCCAGCCTCCGAAGGTCACCCGCAAGTACGAACTCGGTATGCGCCGTCTCGCCGAGGTCCGCGAGGACATGGAAACGCGCATGATCGCGCGGAACGCGCACGAACTGCTCCGTGCGCTCGAGGTGCAGTCGATCATGGATTGCGCCGACATGGCGGCTCACGCCTCGCTGTTCCGCGAAGAAAGCCGCTGGGGCCTCTATCATTGGCGCACGGATTTTCCGGAGAAGGACAACGAGAACTGGTTCTGCCACACGCTGCTGTCCAAGCAGGACGGCAGGATGACGAGCACGAAGCGCGCCGTGGAACCCTATATCGTGCCGATCGCCGACGACGAGAAGGACCTCTACGACAAGCAACGCATCCGCGCCAGCGCGTGATTCTTGTTTGACGCGTTTTCTTCGCGCGAACCGGTATCCACTTCGCTCGAGAACGCTTTCGCGGCACAACAACAGGAGATTGGACGATGCCTCTCGCTTCCTATCAGACGTCGGTCCCGGTGGTGGTCGACGACGCCAAATGCATCGCGGACAAGGGCTGCACGGTGTGCGTCGACGTCTGCCCGCTCGATGTCTTGCGGATCAGCGACATGACAGGCAAGGCCTACATGGCCTATGACGAGTGCTGGTACTGCATGCCGTGCGAGGCGGATTGCCCGACCGGCGCCGTCACCGTCAATATCCCCTATCTGCTGAGGTGAACATGTCGAGCCCGTTCGAATCCTACGACGATCTCGAGGACGCCGACGAGCGGCTGCAGGCCGCAGACCCCGCCGAACGCCGCGTCGCCATCATCGCGCTCGGTCATTCCGGCGATTCCGCCGCGGTCGGCCATCTTGCCAGGATGGTGTCCGATCCTGATGCCGGTGTGCGCCAGCAGGTCGCGATGGCGCTTGGAGAGTTCGATGGGCCGGACGCGGCTGATGCCCTGGCGAAATTGCTCGTCGACCCCGAGAGCGTCGTGGCGTCGGCGGCAGCCGACAGCATGGCGGAGTTCAAGGATCCCGCCTGCGCGGACGTCATCCTGCCGCTGGTCAAACATGCCCATGCGTTCGTCCGCATGGGCGCATTGCGCGCGCTGAAGGAGCTACGCCGCAAGGACACGCTGAAGCCGGCGCTGGAGGCGTTGCAAGACCAGGACGCCGCCGTGCGTGTGCAGGCGATCGGCGTCATCGGCTTCCTGAAGCTCGAGGAGTCCATTCCGGCGCTGACCGCGCTGATCCACGACCCTGACGCCCATGTGCGGCGCGCGGCGGTGAGCGCGCTCGCTTTCTCGCAGATGAGGCCGGCGGCGGAGACGATCACGCGTGCGCTCAAGGACGAGGACTGGATGGTGCGCGAGATGGCGGCCGAAACGCTCGGGCTCAACGCCAACGGTGCGCTGGCGGCGGATCAGCTGATCGCGTCGCTTGCGGACGGGTTTTGGCAGGTGCGGCTCAAGGCGGTTCGCAGCCTCGGCAAGATGAAGATCGAGGGCGCGGTGCGCCCCATAGGCTATTGCGTCAACCACGAGCAGGCCAACCTGCGCAAGGAAGCTGCCGCGGCGTTGGGCGAGATCGCTCATCCCGATGGCGAGGCGTTCCTGGCGATCGTTGCCGACGATCCCGATCCCGATGTCAGAAAGAACGCGCGCTGGGCCCTTCAGCAGATCGTGGCGAAGAAGGCGAAAGCGAAATCGTAGGTCGGCACGGCACAGTCGTGTCAAGCCGGCGAGATCTGCAGGAGCGCTTGATTCAGCGTTTCGACCAGCAGGTCGGCATGTTCGGTTCCGAACACCAGCGGCGGGCGGATCTTCAACACATTGGCGCCGGGACCGGCGGCGCTGATCAGCACGTGCCGCGCGCGCAGCGCGTTGACGAGCGCCGCTGCCTCCTTGCCCGCGGGCGCACCATTGCGGCGAAGCTCAACACCGAGGAACAGCCCGGCGCCGCGAACCTCCGCGACCAAATCATGCCGGGAGCGCAACGCATCAAGCTTCTCGCGCAGATAAGCGCCGGTGCGCTTCGCGTTCTCGACCAGGCCTTCCTGTTCGATAATGTCGAGCACGGCGGTCGCTGCGGCTGCGGAGACGGGATTGCCGCCAAAGGTGTTGAAGTAGCGCGAACGTGCGCCGAATTCCCTGAGCAGCGCCGGGCGCGCGGCCATCGCGGCAACGGGGTGGCCGTTGCCCATCGGCTTGCCCATCGTGACCATGTCGGGAATGACGCCATGACGGGCAAAGCCCCACAGGCTCTCACCGCAGCGGCCGAAACCGGGCTGCACCTCGTCGGCAATGAACAACGCTCCTGCGGCGCGCGCCGCTTCCACGGCCGGCGCCAGAAAGCCGGGCGGATCGGCGAACACGCCGTCGCTCGAGAAGATGGTGTCGACCAGGAGCGCGGCCGGGCGAATCCCGCTGCGTTTCATGTCGTCGAACGCGGCGCGTACATGGCCGGCAAAAATCTCGCCGGTCGCATCTCCGGCAGACTGCGGCGCCGGCACGAGGCGGACATGAGCAGCGGTCGGCTCCGGCAGGCCGAGCGAGGGCGACAATTCGGCCAGCGCGCCGGTGACGCCGTGATAGGAGGTCCTGGTCACGATGACGCCGGTGCCGCCGGTGCAAGTCCGCGCCACGCGCAGCGCGAGGTCGTTGGCCTCGCTGCCAGTGCAAGTGAACATCACATGGCCGATCTCGGCCGGGAAGGTGGCGAGCAGCCGTTCCGCGTAGTTGAGGATGGACTCGTGCAGATAGCGGGTGTGCGTGTTGAGCTCTGCCGCCTGCCGCGCGATCGCCTCGACCACGCGCGGATGGCAGTGCCCGACGCAGGCGACGTTGTTGTAGGCGTCGAGATAGCGGTCGCCGGCCTGATCGTACAGCCAGACGCCGTCGCCGCGGACGATTTGCACGGGCTGTTCGTAGAACAGCCGGTAGGCCGGGCCGAGCAGGCGATTGCGCCGCGCGATCAGGTCTTGCGTCGAGGCATTCTCCACCGGCATCGCTTTACTCTCCCTGGCAGGCGCGTTCGATCTGTTGTCTGGCCTGGTCGCGCGAAAGACGAGCGATCCGCCCAAGCCGTGCCGAAGCCGCCTTGTTGTTGCGCAGAATATACTCCCGGTTCTCCGGATAGCGAGCCGCCCTGAGGTTGCTGATCACGACCGTCATCACCATGCGCGTCGCGATCAGGTCGAATAGCACCACGCGCTCATCCGGTGCGAGGGGCATCACGGCGTGATAGCCCGCGATCAGCTCGCAGGCCGGGGCCAGCGCATCGTCGCTGTCGGCGACCTGGTAGGCGCATGCGATTGCAAGGTCGTTGATCCGGGCCGTGGAGGTGAGGTCGCCGAAATCGATGATGCCGGCGATGCGTTCGTGATCGGTCGGGACGACGACGATGTTGTGCGGGTTGAGGTCGTTGTGCACCGGCTGCGCCGGGAGCCGGGACAAGACTGGCTGGGCGTGGGTCTCGAAGCCGTCGAGGAAGCGCTCCACGACGTCGCGCTGTGCAATCGGAACGCTGTCGAGCAGCGGGCGCAATTCGGCCGCGTGCTGGATGTCCCACAACAGCTTGTGGCCGGCGCCGGGGTGGCGGAAGTCGCGCAAGGCCCGGGCGAGGCGCGCCGCCCAATGGCCGGCCTCGCGGCGCAAGGCGGTCGACGGCGTCACCTGGTGCATCGGCGTGCCGGCAAGGAAGGACAACAGGCGCACCACGCGGGTCGAACCGTCGTCGAACGTGACTTCGAGCTCAACCGCGCCATTCAGCGCAGGGAAAACCCGTGGGATCGGCAGCGCCGAATCTCCAGCGGCAGCATGACGCAGCGCCTCAGTCTGCAGATTGGTGACGGCGCGGTCTTCCGCGGGATTGGCGATCTTCAGCACATAGTCGCGCCCGTCGGGGGTGTGCAGCCTGAAATTCTGGTCGCGTTCGCTGTCGAGCCGACGCACTGCCGCGGGCAGGCCGTAATATTCCTCGGCCAGCGCCTGCGCGCGCGTCTCCGGGATCGGCGAGGCGGCGCGCAGCCCGTCGAGCGGGTGCGCGGCGGCGACGGTCGATGGGGAATTTGGCACCTGACGTTTCCTGTCCCGCAATCAATAACCGCGCGCACGGTCGATGGCGTGCGGCGGGCGCCGTCCGGCGCTGACAGCATCGGCCGTTGCCGCCAGCGTGGTCGCGACGGCATGGACGCTGACGTCGCTGGCATCATGCGGCGTGATGGCGATCTGTGGATGGTGCCAGAACGGGTGTGCCTGGGCCAGCGGTTCGGCGGTGAACACATCGAGCGCTGCACCGGACAAATGGCCGCGCTCGATCGCCGCGAGCAGGTCGTCTTCCACCAGATGCTCGCCGCGGCCGACCTGGATCAAATAGCCGCCGCGGCGCATT
It includes:
- a CDS encoding fumarate reductase/succinate dehydrogenase flavoprotein subunit, encoding MALDQIVDGLSEVSCDVLVIGGGTAGPMAALKAKLKNPKADVVLLEKANVKRSGAISMGMDGLNNAVIPGYATPEQYTKEITIANDGIVDQKAVYKYAQNCYKIIEELDSFGIRFLKNENGDFAVKKVHHIGTYVLPMPNGETVKKALYRQLRRARILISNRYMATRLLKSADGRVAGVISVNTRTAELLVIKAKAVILCMGAAGRLGLPTSGYMFGTYENAANSGDGYAMAYHAGAALANLECYQINPLIKDYNGPACAYVAGPFGAYTANNEGSRFIECDYWSGQMMLEFYNELLSGKGPVFLQLKHLHEKTIEEIESTLHKVERPTRGLFQQGRGVDYRTDSIEMHISEIGLCSGHSASGVFVDDNARTTVPGLYAAGDMASVPHNYMLGAFTNGSVAGTDAMEFAESHDLAEFDPASVALERERILAPTKREDGIPPNQIEYKTRRLVNDYLQPPKVTRKYELGMRRLAEVREDMETRMIARNAHELLRALEVQSIMDCADMAAHASLFREESRWGLYHWRTDFPEKDNENWFCHTLLSKQDGRMTSTKRAVEPYIVPIADDEKDLYDKQRIRASA
- a CDS encoding 4Fe-4S dicluster domain-containing protein, with the translated sequence MPLASYQTSVPVVVDDAKCIADKGCTVCVDVCPLDVLRISDMTGKAYMAYDECWYCMPCEADCPTGAVTVNIPYLLR
- a CDS encoding HEAT repeat domain-containing protein, which encodes MSSPFESYDDLEDADERLQAADPAERRVAIIALGHSGDSAAVGHLARMVSDPDAGVRQQVAMALGEFDGPDAADALAKLLVDPESVVASAAADSMAEFKDPACADVILPLVKHAHAFVRMGALRALKELRRKDTLKPALEALQDQDAAVRVQAIGVIGFLKLEESIPALTALIHDPDAHVRRAAVSALAFSQMRPAAETITRALKDEDWMVREMAAETLGLNANGALAADQLIASLADGFWQVRLKAVRSLGKMKIEGAVRPIGYCVNHEQANLRKEAAAALGEIAHPDGEAFLAIVADDPDPDVRKNARWALQQIVAKKAKAKS
- a CDS encoding aspartate aminotransferase family protein, producing the protein MPVENASTQDLIARRNRLLGPAYRLFYEQPVQIVRGDGVWLYDQAGDRYLDAYNNVACVGHCHPRVVEAIARQAAELNTHTRYLHESILNYAERLLATFPAEIGHVMFTCTGSEANDLALRVARTCTGGTGVIVTRTSYHGVTGALAELSPSLGLPEPTAAHVRLVPAPQSAGDATGEIFAGHVRAAFDDMKRSGIRPAALLVDTIFSSDGVFADPPGFLAPAVEAARAAGALFIADEVQPGFGRCGESLWGFARHGVIPDMVTMGKPMGNGHPVAAMAARPALLREFGARSRYFNTFGGNPVSAAAATAVLDIIEQEGLVENAKRTGAYLREKLDALRSRHDLVAEVRGAGLFLGVELRRNGAPAGKEAAALVNALRARHVLISAAGPGANVLKIRPPLVFGTEHADLLVETLNQALLQISPA
- a CDS encoding phosphotransferase, which codes for MPNSPSTVAAAHPLDGLRAASPIPETRAQALAEEYYGLPAAVRRLDSERDQNFRLHTPDGRDYVLKIANPAEDRAVTNLQTEALRHAAAGDSALPIPRVFPALNGAVELEVTFDDGSTRVVRLLSFLAGTPMHQVTPSTALRREAGHWAARLARALRDFRHPGAGHKLLWDIQHAAELRPLLDSVPIAQRDVVERFLDGFETHAQPVLSRLPAQPVHNDLNPHNIVVVPTDHERIAGIIDFGDLTSTARINDLAIACAYQVADSDDALAPACELIAGYHAVMPLAPDERVVLFDLIATRMVMTVVISNLRAARYPENREYILRNNKAASARLGRIARLSRDQARQQIERACQGE